TTTAGAAGAGATTTTAATAACTCTGTAATTACAGATTAGAAACTCCAGAGTACAATTAACTATTTATACGGctgataaatcataaaatgtcattctttcaaaatacaaaaataagtcaCTGGACACACGTACCATACAAAATGCAATAAATAGTGATAAAAAATAACACCAAGGACATGCACAGTCTGTTTGAGAGTTAGAAAATGTAACCGTTGTGGGCACTTTGACCCTTGTGCGTCACATTGCGAGGCCTCAGGAAACTGTGTGACTTCTCTTTTCTTGTGGTGTCATCAGAGGGTTTCTCACCCTCATGATGATGCATCATGCTACTAGTACAGCTGATATCTGGTGTCTGTTGAGCGAAGCTCTCCAGCTGCATTGGTTCCGTGTCATGTTGTCCGCTGCCTGGCCTACACTGTCCATTTCTGCGAGATACCACAATACAAACCAAAGAGATGGATTGTGCTGCTTGCAGAAGGCATTCATATGTCATTAACCGATACATTGGTAATAGTTCggcaatatattttatttctataaaccatccaaaaaataatattttaaaaaggaccatgtttgtgttttctgtcattaactgcaaattatgtgaacttaaagggtaacttctgtatttttcaacttattttccccatgtttttgtgtctaactgactaatgcggaccacaatttctgaaattggtccagtattgagagaGAATGCTGTAACTGGCAGCCGCGAAACAAGCTGAGAGGGCAATTCAGCAGTGTCAATGTAAcattacatccactaaaagtgcttgtttttgccactggcaggctcagattgttattataagtgtctgacaacattatgaaaaggaccctacagagaaataaaacatttttctcaatgtgaaatgtgaatatccgtatactctagCTCAAATAAATAGGGGTTGCCATCAAattcatccacattgtcgaaatcatctaaatattcagccatgacactgaaaatcttttagataacactaagctactctttctgtactccaacacaacaaactctgcccgtcTGGCACTcgtgtttccaccatggatgtattccaccgttgtcttccggcaaaacgtcacctcgccagatttcagagcGAGAcatctccttgagcgagactctttccataatgtcagacacttgaAATAACAATCACAGCCTGTCACGGctaaaacaagcacttttattggacgtaaatgacggtgccagcttgccccgatagcaccatattgcagcccgtgagcagctgccgtctacaaaGCTCTCCCTCAagactggaccagtttcagaaattgttgtcccaatgagtcagttagacacaaaaacatgggaaaatgggGTTGAAAACCGGGTTGAAAACAGCGAAGTTAACctttaaaggtgccctgtggagttttcttgcaAACCAACGaatgtgtttacattcagtgtttccaaaaatgTAGTGTgtgcctaaaaatgttttttggacTGACAAATCCATCTTTACTTCCAGGATGGTTGAGGTCATTGGTTCATTGTTGTATGAAAATCAACAGACTTCTTAATAGCTTTAGAAAGGTAGTCAGTCACAGTGGTTTGGAGTCATTATAACAGTTACCATCTGAAATTAAGTCCACTTCCATCTAGTTCCAACTAAATATAATTAGAACTACATGGTAACTACTACGCTACCTGTGTGCTACAGCAGACAGGcctgtttttttctcctctcctcggtCTCTTTTTTACTTGAAGGAGTTGCTGCTTTGCCTCGCGTCCCCCTGCAGCACACTGTTGCTTTCATACTCTGGATCCACCTGCTCTTCTTTGATTGCCATCCTCTTAGCATCCTCTGCAGAACAAACATAACATCAAGGAGTTAGATCTTCATTTAAGATACAGTTATGTCAGTAAAGATGTACCCTACTTATGTTTCAGAAAATCCCAATAAGCAGGTATATCTTTGTATCCAAACGAGCCACAAAGTGAATTGCAATCCGACACCGGATGTTTCAGTCGTGCTACACAGGTAAAGGGAGTTGTTCTGTTTACCTTTAGCTAGCTGCAGATCGAACGAGTACTGCGTCTCTTCCACCTCGAGCCTGGGGGGTCCCAGGCCTTTCATCTCGTCTCGTAGCTCCTTCAGCTTGATGTAGAAATGCACCTTATCCTGTGCACGGGGAAACTGGGCACAGCGAGGGCTTGATGACGGCATCAAGTAGCACACCTAGGTGAAATCAAATACGCCATGAGGATTGTATTGTTGAGTGTATTTTAAGAGTAATCCAGGTACTGTTTCAACATACCGTTTCAGTTTCTGGGATCTTGTACGGCTGTAGACCAAAGTCGAGATTCTTTGCCTTCACGCCGAAGGTTTCTTTGCAGAAGATTTCATAAATacctgccaaaatgaacaaatgtCAGTACGCTGTTCAACTAACCCCGTGGCTTTATGATTAAGCCATCTAAAAAATGAAAGTTCAGTAGTTTCAGTGTTTTAATAATTGTACCTTTTCCATTAAAAGCTGCTATTAATGGTTTGTATTTCTGCAGCTTGTCAAGTAGCTGTCGACCTCCTTCACGAATCTCCTTACTGggacaaaaacataaaaccaGAAAAATATTACCGATGTTTGTTTCAAGGGACACACTGGATTACATCGGGTGACTTTTACCAAGAAGTTCCTCACTGTTGGTGATCTTAAAAATTCAGTCTAATGTTGCATCAACTCTGAATCATTCTGTATAAAAGCTTTAACTAAAAAGACTAATTTGTAGTCTTATAATTTTTCTTATTCACCTGGAGAGGTCCTTGCTGCCAGGTGTGGTCCTCTCTACCATGTTGGTGAAGCCGATGCTGTATTTCTCCGGCAGGCTCTGGTCATGCATGAAGTTGAGCTGCTCGTCAGTTAGACCAGAAAGAAACAGACATTTCCCTGAATAGGAGAGAAGAGTTGAACATTTAATTAACCAAGTGGCTATCGAGACACATCCAATACATTTCAAAACACTGGACCCAaactagtttttttttaatactttaggACATTTTCAGTTATTGTAACTGCACTGTATCTACAGGACTACATCAGCACACACAGCTGGACGATGTGCAGGTTTGTTTTCCAGCATAATTTAGTGAGTTTTGGCCACACAGTAAAAATATGTTCATTGTAAAACGATGTGCCATAGTGATACTGGATCTGCTGAGGTTAAGGCAAAGTGAACCAGTATCAAATATGTTTGGTTGCCTTACCAGCATAATGATAAACTATGACCCAAAATGTAAAGGGAAATAAAGAGCCTATGTTATACATCTAAAAGATTCTTTAGAGAAGAGAAAAATTGTGCGCACATTAGGTCTGCCCCgttttagtcgattagtcgactaagatttctttagtcgattagtaatttttatgcttttttcatgctgaatgacttatttctaagaaacttatgagcacatctctggtaatcacaatatttaaagtggtgtttttgtgtgattcgTTGTGGAAAATAGATTAGCAGTGTTGCAAATGAAcctttttgtccacctgccactgtggatTACAAAATCTACCAGCCAACCTCcatagattaccattgttttttggctggtgagtgaaacaaacctagcagccacttgcatattttaccagcatttggctggtggctggtggctggtgctagTTTCcagtgttagttgactaagaacttcttttggtcgaggacagctctAGTGTGGACTAAGACTAGGACTAGTGTGATGACAAATATCCTTGAGGAGCTTGACGTAAAAGTTTAAGAAAATCATAGTGCACCCTGATTTCAGCAGCGTCTCATTGTGAAAAACTGTCTGGCAAAAACCTCCATTGATGATACATTTGAAAATGGCGTCATAAATCTTCTATTGACCCCTTAAATGTTGACATTCCCTTTTAATGACCCCTTAAAAAACATCAAAGTTATAAGGTAAAACATCCTTCAGTGTGGTACCACAGTGTCACACATACTGTCTGCTCGACTGCTTGCTGCAGTGAACACTGAAGCTACATTATTTATATACTTAGTTAAATATTCAAACCCAAGACACCATTTTTTTTCTGGCTGCAGACAAAACAAAAGCTACCTCATTTCATGAATTTTCTTTGTAATTCAGGTATGAGATTGAACAAATCTGAGCTGCATGACAAGTGTTAGTAATGACGGAGCCGCGGCGGGTCCAGCACGGTAGAAGCAGTTAAAATGGGAAAGATGTTGTGTATTCCCTGTAGTCAGTAATGAAATTGAATTTCAACATACAGAAATGGTTTCCTGGGTTTGGGTAATGGCGTCCTTTGAAGGCTGACAATAGTCCTGGGTTAATTCCAATCTGAAGAGAAACATGAAggtgttaccatggcaacagactggaaaattacattttttttgtgactGAAACCTTTCAACATAGACATGGCGTgcaaatctcttttttttttgtacaactGACACCAATTCACTACTtattcaaacaaac
The nucleotide sequence above comes from Sebastes fasciatus isolate fSebFas1 chromosome 4, fSebFas1.pri, whole genome shotgun sequence. Encoded proteins:
- the tdg.2 gene encoding G/T mismatch-specific thymine DNA glycosylase isoform X3, which gives rise to MYQSSQQHPEAQYVMPYHNVGHYTEGPRDELVMAELSVHREPTVYPEPFYQNYNPPAQNHYHDLTYQSNVREQQQHPAHLHHPQHQNSTQQQEQSVQHQPQPAVPTQAVTPVKKKRGRPPKQQTEEGKVPEEENEIEAAKKAKRALNRFGGLTVAEVMAKTLPDVITYNLDILIIGINPGLLSAFKGRHYPNPGNHFWKCLFLSGLTDEQLNFMHDQSLPEKYSIGFTNMVERTTPGSKDLSSKEIREGGRQLLDKLQKYKPLIAAFNGKGIYEIFCKETFGVKAKNLDFGLQPYKIPETETVCYLMPSSSPRCAQFPRAQDKVHFYIKLKELRDEMKGLGPPRLEVEETQYSFDLQLAKEDAKRMAIKEEQVDPEYESNSVLQGDARQSSNSFK
- the tdg.2 gene encoding G/T mismatch-specific thymine DNA glycosylase isoform X2 yields the protein MYDRYQSSQQHPEAQYVMPYHNVGHYTEGPRDELVMAELSVHREPTVYPEPFYQNYNPPAQNHYHDLTYQSNVREQQQHPAHLHHPQHQNSTQQQEQSVQHQPQPAVPTQAVTPVKKKRGRPPKQQTEEGKVPEEENEIEAAKKAKRALNRFGGLTVAEVMAKTLPDVITYNLDILIIGINPGLLSAFKGRHYPNPGNHFWKCLFLSGLTDEQLNFMHDQSLPEKYSIGFTNMVERTTPGSKDLSSKEIREGGRQLLDKLQKYKPLIAAFNGKGIYEIFCKETFGVKAKNLDFGLQPYKIPETETVCYLMPSSSPRCAQFPRAQDKVHFYIKLKELRDEMKGLGPPRLEVEETQYSFDLQLAKEDAKRMAIKEEQVDPEYESNSVLQGDARQSSNSFK
- the tdg.2 gene encoding G/T mismatch-specific thymine DNA glycosylase isoform X1, whose product is MEENQYTSLTVPTDYFQQWYQSSQQHPEAQYVMPYHNVGHYTEGPRDELVMAELSVHREPTVYPEPFYQNYNPPAQNHYHDLTYQSNVREQQQHPAHLHHPQHQNSTQQQEQSVQHQPQPAVPTQAVTPVKKKRGRPPKQQTEEGKVPEEENEIEAAKKAKRALNRFGGLTVAEVMAKTLPDVITYNLDILIIGINPGLLSAFKGRHYPNPGNHFWKCLFLSGLTDEQLNFMHDQSLPEKYSIGFTNMVERTTPGSKDLSSKEIREGGRQLLDKLQKYKPLIAAFNGKGIYEIFCKETFGVKAKNLDFGLQPYKIPETETVCYLMPSSSPRCAQFPRAQDKVHFYIKLKELRDEMKGLGPPRLEVEETQYSFDLQLAKEDAKRMAIKEEQVDPEYESNSVLQGDARQSSNSFK